A segment of the Ipomoea triloba cultivar NCNSP0323 chromosome 1, ASM357664v1 genome:
atatattttctattttttcaacttaataacaaaatttagaaagcatttttttcttgtttttcaaatacaaaaatatacgtaattttatctaaagtAGGTTTATTGGTGAAAAAATTCaaacatttataatttgtaacaattatatcaaaatgtttAAAACTTTAGTGGAAAATCCCAAAGATTTgtgttttggaaaaattataatatctaactctaaaaataatttgatactTTAGATTTATGTATTAAATAGAGACTATAATATTTAAACATACTTAAATATttgtaaaatgttatttataGAGTTTAACAGTAAATATTTTGATacatactatttaaaaaaaaatgatgttatgttataatttttaatatgatttgcacaagccaaagaccttgtggtcaagtggcatctggtgtcccgattaacactcccacatgaatgataatttataaaatgcaaatgtttgatattaatttattaaattttaattattttaatatgattgatATTGATGGGATCATGGGATCTCAAGACCTATTTTATTGAGAAAGTCTTGTCTCAAAAAAtgggaaagtcatttttcaaaaaatcatctCTATATTTCATTGACTGCACTCAtattttttattgactttcatttttctCATGTAACTAAACACTGAAAattcgaaaaataattttcagacattattttttcaggttttcaaacacacccctactgaaaaataaaagagaaaattatgaaaaagaTAACAAAAAATGGATTAAACGCGTCGGCAATCTTGAGGTGGATTTGACGTGCAATTTAAGAATCACATAAATTtcttcacatcatcatcatcatttaagAATCACATAAATTTCTTCACaacatcattattatttaagtattatttaagttttaattGTAGGCCCCAAATATTTGGATGTCAGTGTATTTTTTAGTTCTGGATAAGTGAACCTCGCTCGCATAGACAACTCAGTTGATTACATTGGTGAAGTTTGAGAAGACAAACAACTTCTCTAATTTACATCTTTCCATATACACTGTCGGAGTGTGGGGAACCCTCAGAGTTGGGGATTTAACCTTTTGGAAAAAAAACTTTGAATCTCACTTCTTATAATTGTTAGCCAAAAAAAAGACTTACAAACTTATTTTGAGTTGATTAATTGTGTTTTGtcctcaaaacaacatcattagTTGAATTAATTTCATCTTACATGGGCAAAAGTTACTTATCAATAAATAAAGACTTAAGCAAATAAAATTGATATGagtaataatttaaaacttgtattttttaattttttggtaaataaaatttgtattttatgtaCTATTTGTTGTTAAATGCTTATTATGACTccattataaattaattgatgtGCAAATGTGCAATACGTTATTAACGAGCAAAAACaagattaattataatattattccTATATATGTTAAACCTCACTTCAATGCtctaaaataattgaaatatataccTATACAGTCAAAAGACATTTGCAATGATAAATACTGAGCATATACTGAGCATATACATCAATGGAGATTTGATTGTTTTTAGAAGAGTGATACGTGATGTGGAGGTGAGAGAAAAAAAGGGATCTCCTGCAAAGCAAGTTATAGAACagtaacataatttttttttactatctATTGTGCACGTTTCGCACACAGCAGGTGTGTGCAGTGCACGCGCGCGTTAGGCGCGCCTGACAgagctctaattttttttttaaaatcaattttgttttttttttcatatcttccaattttctctttcctaatcaaatttaaaaaaacttcTAAAAAACCGTGAATAAACTCCCTTGATAAGGATGCCCAATACTCCGATACTATATACCGACGGAATATAAAATAACTTTATATATTAAGGCCGTCCCCAATAGTGGGTTTGGGCACAAATTCTAAGAAATAAAAGTTGATTCATTGTTTTGTTAACTAATGGGATGAAGAAAAATTAGTGATATATTTCTCCTACAAAGAAGGGATTTTGTAAGCTCATATAGGACCCACTGAAATGGAAAACAGCTGCTCCCCATGTGCGTGGGGTGCAGATTCGCGCCCAGACTGCATGCGTCCGCCTGGCgcgtaatattaattttttttttttggggtcagattttgttttgtaatttttttttccttttttttttcttccacctcattttttctttcctaatgaCACTTACAAAATCTACACCAAAATTCtaactattggagaaggccttatagctttaaaatttaaaaatcaaaatagaacCTTAACATCTGAAGTACTCTATAGAGTTGTGTATGCACCCAgcgtttatttttattttttaaaaataaatacttctAAGCTATTGTCCTATCGGCATTCTTGATTTTAAATTGATATGCTATGAATaatttaaactgatttatcTTATTGTAATCCTTTGTCGGTTAAAATCACAAGACTGAGTTTACTCTATACTTACTCTTAAGTAGTGATTACGTGTTTCtctcatcacccaaaaaaaatctaaaactgCTCACAATATGGATTTTGGTAATTTTCTAGTAGTGTATAATGGGTTTGAGGATATGTAAATGTTTTTGAGTTTGgataaattttgataaatctaatggtgtgtttggttcatgggtttataCATCAgaaatgaaaatcaaaatcataattagtgtttggttgacaattttttaaaacgcAACTATAGGATTTGActaccccttcaattaaaaatcgcattccctaattaaaatggatatcattccatcttattggtaatttgattttcaagttcagattagtgcttttagataatttttttgttcatattagtGGTTTGAATGTCAtaatattatgatcaattgccttaattttttgttgttgtatttGTAAAACCGTTATTCTCATTATAAGGTTATACACAACGAaatatcaatattggtaatcattctaattatactatactaccaaacatgcaaaatactttcatcaaagcctattatcattattaagtacggagtatttgatttcattccgattccgattttaatttctttatgcgaaccaaacacactctaatTGTATTGAAATATGACTAAATGAATTGTTGCAGGCTTGTCCCTTGATGTGTtcaaaagtatttaaaaaaaatcattgaaagAGGTAGTCGAACAAATATCAAAGAATTTCTATAGAAATTTTTTTAgtgagatttaattttttttgtttgatataATATGATTTATCTCTCTAATATAATTTGTCGGGTGATATTTTCATTCGCGCAAGGACAAATGGAGAAATATGTAATAAACTTGTAATGTTAATCCACACTTCCCCTTTGGCTTTGTACGAAAACGTTAAAATCTGAAACGGTAAGATGGACCCCACCTTCACCAACACATCTTGAAACTCCCAAGAAAAGAACAACACCACACTACTGTTTTTACTCTCCCAAATTGTAAATTGCAAATTGCAAAGAAAACTCTCTTTCTATGAATTCCTCTCAGATTCTTCGCCAATTCACTTGCAGAGATTTGGGGTTTTGGATCTGAGGGTTTTCTTGAGTTAGTCACGAAAAGAAAGGCATTTCTTTGGCTCTCTCTTTGCACCCTCTTTGTGCTTTGTTTCCAGATCGTTCTTGGAAGTTAACTTGTGAGCTTCTAAGTTCATATCCTCGTAGCTGAGAGGGACTATCATGTTGATTATCTGTCGTTTCCGAGAGTTTGGCTCTTCCTCTTCAGCTACTTATGGCATCGGGGCTTAATTGTAGCCTTGTAGGTAAATATCTTGTTTGAAAGAGAACTTTAGGGTTTGGTTTTGGAATTCGATCGTGTTTTTCTATGAAATGTGTTTTGGAAGTTGAGATTGAAGGCGTGATTAGTACGTAGTTGAGTGTTGCGTTTGATCAATTACTCATTTGGGGGTTTTCAAGGGAGCACTGGATTTGAAAGGATTATAGTTTTTCACGGTTAAAAATTGAAGCTTTGTTGGGGTAAATTAAAGGAGATATCCATGAGTTCACCTGGGTTTTTCCTTCTGTGTATGCTGCATTCTTTGGTGGCCTTAAGCTGTGGAGCTTTGATGATGTTCTATAGCAATGATTTGCTTGTGTTTAGCCATGGCAGAGAGCGTGCCAGCAAGCTGTTGGGATCAACATCTCATGATCAGCTCATAATCCAAACCTCCGATTCGTTCTCGGGGTTACTCCTGTTTGCCATTGGATTTCTGTTGTTCATGGTTGCATTTGTGAAGGACAGGGACTTCCATGGCTTCTTTGCCAGGGGGTGTGTGCTTCTCCATGTAGCTATGGCTGTTTGGAGAATTTACTTTGAGAGGAGGCTCGAGGATCTTGGCCGCGATTGGCTGAGGCTCGTAGTTGGGGATCTCGCCTTGGGACTGTCTTGGGTTTTCTTCCTTGTGTACTCTTGGAGAGAGAAGTATGATTAGTCCGGGCTGAGAATCGCAATTGGATATCCTAGATTTTGCTGAATCTTCATTGCTCGATGAATTCGCCAGTACATCTTGTTGCTAACTGTGCTTCTGAGGCTACATTGTAAGTGACACTGCATTGAAATTGCTGGTGAATTGGTGAAATATGATATGATTGCTTGATTTGGATCCTTTTGTGTATCTTCTCAGCCTTAAAGTTTTAGTTACATGGAAGTGAAACAGGGTTTGGAGAACAGGTTAAAAACCCGATTTATCTGTCTTCTTTTGAGCATATTCAGGAATTTCGGATATGATTCAGCCATGGAAAGCCTTCTTTTTCTGTCATTCAGAAAGAACTTTGAATTACATTCCTGAACAAACGAAACATGCTCGACTTGTTTTCTGGTTTTTAAGTGTAAAGTGTTTTCATTCACCACCTGATTGACTTTCTTGTACATCTTATCAAAGAATAAAAGTTCCCGGTACCTTTTTGATACATTaagttatatgctttttttctGCATTTGTTCCTTAGTCTCTAATTGATAGTTATAATTTAGAAATATTCTTTGGGTGTATGTATAACATAGGCATATGCTCAGGATGTCGGCTGCTGAGGTTATTCTGGAAGAAGATTTGCATTACTTGTCTTGCTTAAATTCAATAATAAAGTGGCTACATCGATATATTCTTGTGATTGTTTATGAGGTTATTCTTGATTTCTTTCTTGTATTGTTCCTAAAACGTGCGATACACAATAGGGTCTTCGTGTCCTATTTCTTTCACTATGATCGCCAAAGATAAGCTGCCTTTGCTGGTTGCTGCACCTGATTCTAAAGCCAAAAGAAGAATATATTCTGAGGGTTTTGTGAATCAAAGGAGTTGAGAGCTGAATATATGCTTAGTGGGCACTTTGAAAGAAATGGTTGAGAGGCTCATGCAAACAAAAGTGGCTTTGTTGAAGGCTTTAATGTTTGAACTGGCTAGGTGATAGAACTGTACTTGTAACTGTTTGATTGAGCATAGAGTACTTTGTCTTTTATAGTGGCATTGCCTTTTCACCCTATAATTTTACAGTTCTTGGGAGAACTAGCACAGAAAATAAACAAGATAATGACTCTGTGACCTCCTTTTTGTTCATGGAGTAAGGTCAACTGCTGTCAATGCTTGGTTGGACAAGATGccgcaaattattttgtggactcgGGTTCACCCTGCAAGATAGACCTATACATAATTTGCATACTAAATATTTACAACAtacaatttatcttttaaaaattcaaaatttgcatactAAATATTTACTCCAtacaatttatcttttaaaaattcaaaatttgtacATTACGAATAGAcaatgttaatatatatgtaattgattatattattttgtattcacaagttcATTTCAAATACTGCAGTCAAttccaatattaaaaatatatgcaATTCAATGTCATTTATGACTAAGGTTCACTTTACAAGGGGAccttgatccatggtataacaactagTATCTGTATGGAGGTGCAGTCAAGAATTTCTCCCTTGGGCCCATGCTTAACCTTGTGAGTGGGCCTCTACCAAGATTACAAGAAGAGAAAACAAGCTCAATACTTTAGGCCTTATTAACAAGGGAAATGGTATATTTGGTCAATGAGCTATACCTATTCTTCAGTTATTGTCGTGCTTAATTTTTATCACTAAGTTATTTCTGAAGTGCCGATTTTGATTCATCTTGTTAATTTCTGTTAGatttagatgaaaaaaaaaacccttaaatGATTATATaggtaaaatagaaattttatttctgatgaGATAAACATTCTTACTATCTCGGTGGGTCTTTTTTTTGACAAACTTCAAGCTCTTACATTGGACTCTTCTATTAGTTCTATCTTTGTTTGGCACTACATTAGAACTTGAAGAAATCAAATTTTCATGTTTAAGGTAATGGCAAATATAgatgtaaaaatatatatggagtatCAAATAAGATTATAAAAAGAATGGTGCGTCTATGTAGTACTATCAAAATGTGTTGGCAAGACAAAGCtgactaggggtgtaaacgagccgagtCGAGCTCGATTATGAATGGATgggctcgagctcggctcgtcaattttcgagctgctcgagctCAGCTTGTTAGGCTCAACAGCTCGAATTCAATGACTCGaacttgagctcgagctcgagtacagatgtttgaaattttatgctcgagttcgagctcgattTCGTCTAACTTCATGTTTCCATTACTAATCAAAATTGTTGTACCaatacataaatattaaaaaaaaaactttaaaaaatttcaaaagtcTAAACTTTAAtgttcaaatcattcaaaacaagTTCACAACTTCACATCAATTACAAGTAAACAACACTACAACAATGGTCCTTGATTCCTTGTTCATTTCAAGATATTTCTTCCAAGATAGGCAGTTCAGAATAAGAAATATCTGTTGaatttgcaaaaaaatatgcataatatTAGACAACAAatgaaagtaattaaaaatagcCAGACAATGTGACAATACATTtacataatttaagaaattcaaaactaaaaaataagtcaagaatactaaatttaaaaaaaatgtgtgtaACTTACTTTTATGCGTTGGATACCGGAAGAAAAATTTCttgatatgatttttctttctgaaaaaaaaaaagataaataagcGTGTAATTGAAAAAatgttctaaaaaaataatgtatcattTAGCATAAAAGTTAACTTACTTTATTTTTGGTAACTCCATGTATATGTCGAAGCCAATCACCCCCACAAAGTAAGGCTTGTGTTGTTTCAGGCAACAATGATGCATGATAAGAATTAATTACCCTTGTCCCAGCACTAAACGTTGCTTCTGAAGCCACAGTGCTAACAGGTATAGCTAAAATATCAACTGCCATTCTTGATAATATTGGATATTGCATTCTATTCATCTTCCACCAGTCTAAACAAGAAAAGTTGCTAGGAACCTCATTCTTCTTAAGACGCCCTTTTTCTAGATAGTCTAATAGCTCCGATCTTTTAGGCTCTGAAGCTTCAACTTCTGCACAATATGCATTAAAATCATCACAAGTATATGTAGAACTTCGGTGGTTGACTTGGCTTCCAAAAGTGTTTGAAGAAcctgaatttttaaaatttcttttgttCACTGATTCAGCAACATACTCCTCATAAAGAATATTGATGATCTCCTTCACTCTTGCTATATTCTCCTTAGCTTCCTCATTAGAATAAAATCTAGAGAAACAAAATTCAATTGCAAGCATTTTCTTTGTTGGATCAAACACAGCACCTATAGTTGTCAACAAATTACACTCATcccaatatttatcaaatttcatcttcattcttctaACCAAATCCCTTATAAAGGAATCTTCATCATCTACATGACTATCCAATACTGATTTGATTTTGTAAACTTCTTGAAGAAACAAATTTGAAGTAGGGTACTCACAACCtgaaacaaatttaaattcaGATACTCACAAGTCACATCCtaaaccaaatttaaaaaataagttaaaagaTACAAACCTGAAATAATGTGAGTAGCTGTCCAGAAAATCTCTAAAATTGAGCAAACTTTGGCAACCTTATCCCAATTATCTTCTAATGGACAATTGTCAAAGAATGAATCACGATCTTTTAACATCTTAAAAGCTTCTTTGAACTTGAGTGCACAACTTAACATCTCAAAAGTCGAGTTTCATCTAGTTTTACAATCACGGATCAATTTCATAtctttcaattgcaatttttgCACACAGTTTGCAAATTGTATACGTCTTGCCTCCGACCGATTCACATATTCTACACTATCTCTAACATCTTGAATGACGTGTTGAATCTCATCTAATCCATCTTGAACACACAAGTTCAAAATGTGTGCATAACAACGAACATGAAATAAATGTCCCCCACATACCAAACCTTCTTAATCTTTGGAGTGTATCCTTCATGTATCGAATAGTAGAATCATTACTTGAAGCATTATCAACTGTAATTGAAAAAACTTTCTTTTCAATGCCCCACTCTTTCATGCATCTAAATATAGCATTAGAAATCAGAAAACCTCTCATCGGTGGTGGAATGTTAATGAAACTTAAAACTCTCTTCTGTAATCTCCAAGAAGAATCAATCCAGTGCCCAATAACAACCATATACTCaatcttttgattttttgatttcCAACAATCTATTGTCAAACTTACTTTACTAACACATTCAAGATTGTTCTTCAACTTCTTCTTTTCAGTCTCATAAACTTTCAAACAATCTGATTCAATTGTGTTTCTACTAATTTCTTTCCACTCGGGCATTACTCGTTTCATCATGAGGTCAAATCCTACTTCCTCCAAAATGGTAAATGGATGTTCATGTATCATGACCCAATGAGCAATAGACTCCCTCATAAGTTCCATGTCAAACTTTTCAGGATGTAATGTAGGATTGGAAGATGAAACTCCATCACTACTTGAAGTGTATGAATTTTGCTGGATAGATGAATTCTCTGTAGACATAACTAAtgaaaaacaataacaaaattaGTCAACCCAAATAAAAGCTGAATAATCCAATATCCATAACATAGCATATGGAAAATAAAagctaaaaaataaaaataaaaataaaaaagatgaaaGAGGCAGTGCATGTAACTGCATTTACCCTGCAAGAGATAGAGGAAATTAATGGGGAAGTGTTTGATTGTAATTGGCAAAGGGAGAAAGTGAGTGTAATTAAAACAAGGCAAGATGGTTATGATTTTCAGTAATTTGTATATGGAGTAGACTGATTAAGTTAACATGCATAATCTGTGCAGTGTTTCTGAGATTTTACTGCTTTGTTGTTgtaatttagttttccttttgagATGTGATTATTAAACAATTTGACTGTTGccattgtaaatttaatttcatattgTAGGAACATAGTGTCAACTATGAACCTAGACTGCAAAATAAAACTCGATAATCCAATATTCCAATTTCCAATGTCCCATTCGTTCTTAAGAGagaatttaatttcatattgCTAGGAGCATAGTGTCAACTGTGAACCTAGACGGCTAGACTGCAAAATAAAACTCAATAATCCAATATTCCAAATTTCAAATATCCCATTCGTTCTTAGAGAAACAAGTCAAACAGCAATAGAAGATTAGATTAGAAAGTAGAAAACTAGAAGCACATACCTTAGTTCACACTTCACAGGGGCGGCTAAGTTCAGAGTCGGCAACTTCGTCCTGGGCACTCGGCAGGGGCCGTAGGCAGCAACTTCATCGTCGGCAGAGGCGGGGGCGGAGACCGGAGAGGAGACGCGGAGTCTTCCGGTGTCGTCGGTAGCAGATTTGTGGTCGCCGGTCGGAACTCGGCAGGGAGGCAGGGAGGAGCTGTCGCAAGGATGGTGTTGGGCTGTCGGCTGAGTTGGGGTGATAGAAGGGCAGAGAATTAGGGATCAGGGGGCTTGGggtttgaaattttatttttaaatattaaaggattttagttttataaattttaatatatatatatatatatagctcgaGAGTACGAGCCTAGAATatttgagctcgagctcgagctcggttattaaacgagccgctcgagTTCGGTTTAAGCTCGATTGAGTCAAGCTTTGACCAAGCAATTCGTGAGCGGCTCGACTCATTGACACTCCTAGGCCCGACAAAACTCTTCACTTGACAAGGTGGGATAGGGATTGTTATACCCCGCTGTAGTGTTAcgtgtttttcttctttttttttaaaaaaaaattaaaatataaatgtaatttgaacaacaacaaaaacagtgacgaataaacaagaacaaaaaacacacacaaattcattagatcacaaaaacacacacgacaaaatgtgaatatttaaacaacattgtgaaatttgaaaaaacatggaacataagagataatacgtgtgtttatattctgtgtatcctaacattcgaatgcacaaacacatcacaacatgtgttactaacatgaatacacagaacggttgcctagaatacacagaatattgacacgaaatacatagaactcaccattctaacattcgaatgttactaacataaatacacataatattaacacaaaatacacagaactcatcctcctagcattcgaatgcacaaacacatcacaacatgtgttaatagcATAAATACATAgaacagttgcctagaatacacataatattgatacaaaatatatagaactcatcctcctaaacattcgaatgcacaaacacatcaaaacacgtgttactaacataaatacacagaatggttacctagaatacacataatgatggcctagaatacacataactcatctcCTACaattttggtacggggtgcacaatgcattgtgcaccatggtccacgatataaattgttgAGATAGCTTGTCATTCAATAATTATTCTATGGActatggttcacacaactgtgtgaactataaataaaaaagtacacTTTTAACatactaaaatacattatttgtgtatgtaaAGTACactatttgagtattgaaattacattattttgtttACTATCAAACAATATGCATtctgtatataaataatttacttttagtatattaaaaatgtacattgtatttatGGTTCATAAAACTCTGTCCAGTCCACAATAATTTTCCCTTGCCATTTAGGCTTACGTAGAACATATTGCCCAACCAAACCCCTACTATGGCCTAGGGGCTTTGGCGGGCTAACctataagtttaaaaaaaaaaaaaaaaggctaataGTTGGACAATCAAATTTAGATAGTTAAAACAAATAGTAATACAAAGTTTTATAGTCGCAAAACTATCTTTGTGGAACATGTTTTGACAACTTTATGTGTATGGAATGGTATGTAAATAATGGTGACTATAGATATGtgaattgttattttattagagATTGGGGAGTATGACACAAATAGTGCAATTAGCAATACAACTAAGGTCAAATCTTGTtcgcttaaaaaaaaaataaaacttacgAAATTCAAATACAAAGCATGTGGCACAACACCACGAAAGGACACGCTTTTGTCACGTGACTAGGCCCTTTCCAAATTTCCATAGATCTCTCTGGAACCCCCAACTGATTTTAAAACCCTCGCTTCTAAAACCCTACAACTCTGCATCTCAGCTCTGCCTCCATCTTCGAAGCGAAGCTACCATGGCCGCCACATCTACGCTCCTCCGATTGAATAAATCTCCCCTCCACGCCCTCATCCAAAAGCACCTCCTCCGCCCCTCCCTCGCCGCCGGAGCCGCCACCAAGCTGTTTGATATCTCCGCTGATTCTCGATTGCCGATTCCCAACTCTGCTTTATCTCAACCTCTGATGGGCGCAGTGTTTCAACCTACCTGGAATCTCCCCTTCGGTATGTCGATGGAACATTCTCGAATGGAGGTTCGCGGCCGCGCCGTTACTCCCGACCGCGAAGAATATGAAGAAAGCGACGGCGATGAGGACAGCGACGGCGAGTTCGGAGATGGAGATGTTAACGATTTTGATgaagatgaggatgaggatTTGAGTGAAGATGGTGATTACGAAGATGATGACAAATAGTCGCTGAAACTTTGAGAGTTTTTGTCCGATCAAATGGTAGCAATAATAGTGCAATCATAAAGAAAAACTCCATAGTCTTCTTGTTTCTCATACATCACTCTGTTTTACAGTGTCGTCAGTCAATGCAATGCAATGCAGTGCAATTAAAGAGTTTCTCCATTTGTATTTTTGAAgtgattattttcttttatttaatgtaTGCAATCCTCTCCCCTTCTTAATATTTTTTCCTTACAGTTGCAATTCTAATAATTTATCTATTCTGGTGAACCAAATgggattttaatattttttaatatatagatgTTGAACTCAAAGTGGCGGTAAGGTTCTTGTTAATTCTACACCAAATGCCTAACTTGTGTTGAGAAAGTATTTATGATACTTCTAGAATGAGAAATGTAAAAGAATACAAGCTAACACTCTTCAAATtgcattataatttataaggaaACCAATATGTTTTTAGCAGATGGAAAGTGATGAAGGACagagtttttttttgtaaatgaGTAAGGGAATCTTACATTATAGGGTCATTTTCATTAGGAAAGTGAATCCACTCTTGAAGAAAGACAAGGATGGTCTAGAAAGTTGAgtaaaaatgaaggaaaaatgaattcATCAAGAAACTCAAGCAACAACAGTCCAGTTGCAAAGGATGGTCTAGAAAGTTGAgtaaaaatgaaggaaaaatgaattcATCAAGAAACTCAAGCAACAACAGTCCAGTTGCAATGACATCATCAACCTTGTGGAGCATGGAGCATTGAAACAAATGCAGGAGACGATGAAGTGACATCAATTGGTTAAGCATCATCAGCTAAGATCTTGATTTTTAAGACATTGCTAGTCAACCTTGTGGAGCATTAAGCATTGAAACAAATGCAGGAGACGATGAAGTGACATCAATTGGTTAAGCATCATCAACTAAGATCTTGATTTTTAAGACATTGCTTGATTTCATTACAATAAGTGGTAGCTCCTGcataatttcattacaataAGTGGTAGCTCCTGCATAATAACAACAACGTATATGGTTCAATTCCATATGTTATGTCAAATACAAAAAGTTTAGTACAATTACAACTTCATACAAACCAGATTTAAAGATTGATTCTTCTGAAATTGGGAAATTTGTCGAGCCTTCAAGTGTTTTTTTGGTTAGGCAAATCAGATTGAAGATAGTGTGCATCATTGGCTCTATTTAGCTATCTGCTGGATAGAAGTGAAAGAAAAACGCCGATGATATGATTTTGCCCCTTCTCTATCACTTCTTTTGATATATTTTCAGCATTCAATTTGTGATAGTAATGCATATTCATTCGTCTGATGCTATTCATGTTGCAAACTAGCACTAGTaaccaattgcacaaaagacactaccaacaaaaaagaagtgAACAACcaatgaagatgaagacaatgacaaacctATCCAAAAATGAATACTTAAAGAAATTCCAACCAAAAGTAATATCTACTA
Coding sequences within it:
- the LOC116013715 gene encoding uncharacterized protein LOC116013715 codes for the protein MSSPGFFLLCMLHSLVALSCGALMMFYSNDLLVFSHGRERASKLLGSTSHDQLIIQTSDSFSGLLLFAIGFLLFMVAFVKDRDFHGFFARGCVLLHVAMAVWRIYFERRLEDLGRDWLRLVVGDLALGLSWVFFLVYSWREKYD
- the LOC116020558 gene encoding zinc finger BED domain-containing protein RICESLEEPER 2-like, which produces MLSCALKFKEAFKMLKDRDSFFDNCPLEDNWDKVAKVCSILEIFWTATHIISGCEYPTSNLFLQEVYKIKSVLDSHVDDEDSFIRDLVRRMKMKFDKYWDECNLLTTIGAVFDPTKKMLAIEFCFSRFYSNEEAKENIARVKEIINILYEEYVAESVNKRNFKNSGSSNTFGSQVNHRSSTYTCDDFNAYCAEVEASEPKRSELLDYLEKGRLKKNEVPSNFSCLDWWKMNRMQYPILSRMAVDILAIPVSTVASEATFSAGTRVINSYHASLLPETTQALLCGGDWLRHIHGVTKNKKEKSYQEIFLPVSNA
- the LOC116019710 gene encoding zinc finger BED domain-containing protein DAYSLEEPER-like, with amino-acid sequence MSRAAHELLGQSLTQSSLNRTRAARLITELELELKYSRLPTAQHHPCDSSSLPPCRVPTGDHKSATDDTGRLRVSSPVSAPASADDEVAAYGPCRVPRTKLPTLNLAAPVKCELSLVMSTENSSIQQNSYTSSSDGVSSSNPTLHPEKFDMELMRESIAHWVMIHEHPFTILEEVGFDLMMKRVMPEWKEISRNTIESDCLKVYETEKKKLKNNLECVSKVSLTIDCWKSKNQKIEYMVVIGHWIDSSWRLQKRVLSFINIPPPMRGFLISNAIFRCMKEWGIEKKVFSITVDNASSNDSTIRYMKDTLQRLRRFDGLDEIQHVIQDVRDSVEYVNRSEARRIQFANCVQKLQLKDMKLIRDCKTR